CGCATAATATGTCCGCGATAACACAACCAAACATAATTTGCTGCTGTTAGCACCTGTTTTCATATACAGGTGAGAAATCTATAATAGAAGGTCACCTTTGACTTTTTTATCCGATAATTGACCACTCAAGGTCAGCGAAGGcgattttttagattttttggACAAGATAGCCTTCGCAACTATTCAAAAAGTGGACAATTTTGACGCTTTACTGCCTAAATTTTCCCAAAATTGCAGAAGAATTGCGTTCTTCAGACTGATTGTTTTTCTGTCAGCCAAACCAGGTCCAGACAAACTTGAACTTAAACACAATGGCCCACGCTTGAATGAAGAAGCTTTTGCCAATATCGCGAAACAATACAAAGTACCAGATAGGAAGCAGTTTTATATAGTATAAGCCATACTATATGCACCTGGCCATTCCCGTCTGGTTAGATATGGTATTTTGATATGCTATGAATACCAGTCGACTTATTTACAGACGCATCGCCCACAAGTATCACGATTAGCCACGCTgtggtgaatattttgattgGCAGTCCATACGCGCTTATCTAGAAACAACAGTGCAACTTTCTGAAATATCAGAGAAATATAATTATCTTGAACAAAATCTACTGGTTTGGGTATTCAATCATTCAATCATAGATTTAGTATATTTCATATGTTCCACAGTAAATTCGTATAGATTCAGCTTCGACAGTTTGTTTTACAGATTTTAGTACTTAATAAAATCATGGATGCACATTTCATTGCGCTTCTGGGTCCACCATACCAGCAACAAATGGCTAAAAACAGAATGTTGGGGATTGCAATAATCCCCAAAGACAAAATCAGCATAAATGGTTTTGGTGCTAATCTTTCCGTGATTCtatgaaaataataatcaaatgtGTAAAAACATCGAATATATTCAGTGAGGACCATCATTTAACCGCGGCCAATAAAACAATTAATATAAGCATCAGAAACATTGCCTAACAGACCTAGTGGACTCTCGATGATAGATGTTTCAACAGACCACCACATCATCCTTTGATGGACGAATACTGTTATCTGGACTTTCGCGCGCTATATGGCGGACCATTACTAAATAACCGGATGGGAGAAGGCGACAAGTGATCGCCGGATACATAAAATTTGCACtgataatgaagaataaacCGACAAGAGAAAGAATCCTTTACTGTTTAATTTTCTGCAATATCTTCAAATTCTCAcacaaataatttgaaaaaaaaaatgaattatttaatAATCAACAACAGTTTTTATAGCAGattattcaattttacaaaTGAATTGATTGCGGAGAAGCAGTttgacaatattttaaaaatttataaaaacagttTAAGCTACAACTATATAAGCTACaaagtatatttaaataaaGTTATGTATGGTGCATGCGAAAACCATCATCTTAGATTTGCACACTTTTGCTATCAATTTCAACCACAAAAATAGTCAGCATCTTGATATTTTGACAAAGTGTGGTCACTTGACATCCATTGAAAACCAGTGTTTACATTTTAAGTAAGAGGATTACACGGTGGCAGCACCCGTTTGAAGGAAAAATATCATACAAATGTATAGCACGTTTATTCCAGGTGGTAAACGCAGTCTCTTTAATTATCGTTAATTTTGAAGAGGTCGTGGAACCCGTCTATATCGATTAAGTGAATTTAAATCTTTATCAAAAAGGGACGTTTGAAAATCTATTCAATATTAAGAATTGTGATGGTTGAATCGCTCAAAGTTATTCCACAAAATGAAAAACCGATTCTATTCCTATACGCAGAATTATGTTATGTGGATTTTGATCttatgaatttaaatatttgagtTGATAGTTGATGCGACGATACCCCACATGACGTAGTGGTGGCATGGCGTTTTTTTACATAGTTGGCCAGTTGTCTGTTCCACCACCGGCAATAGTAGGGTGTATTGAATTATTAGACTTGCGCGTAATAACGATCAGGGCTCTTCCAAGTCCATAGCTTCTTTTATGTACTAGTATGAAAGTATGAAACAATCACTAAGATACCAATTCTCGGGCTGCTATTTAATCTTGCATGAACATGGGTTTGGAATATATATAGTGGCCTTAGAAAATTATAGGGCAGACTAATATTGGAGAcctttaatttatcaaaaactacaATCTAAATCTCAGAAATGTATCAATTGAACAGACAATCGAATCAGAAAGGCATGACAATAAATAGTTTTCTTCCCATTATAATACCAGCAGCAGGTAACAGAACTGGCCTATCGTATATTCTTAACCCGATACCCTGGGCATAAGCATTCACTATTTATGTTGAATTATGTATATATTAAAAAGTAGTGTGTGtgccgatatggaggtaactaattttgttcgcctactttacaccaagttgtgtaatgTGACTAAAACcaatgggcagggggtatattcacttgctgacacagacagtcgccgaactcatgatagaactaaaataaggaaaatcggaataaaattatgacctaaccctaacctggtacacacactacggaagtacccaaaATTCAACGTACGATAGTTgtcatattttgaaaacaactgTTTCTCATCGGAACTTTTTTCCACCTAAAAATGCCACAGTCGCGTAGCAAACTTTCTTTGATTCTACACATTGGTACAAGTCGGAAAAGGTATCCACCAAAACAAgtgttgaataaaaaacaatttgatcATAAAATGTGCAATCCTGCAAGGTGCAAAAAGTTGCGGCTAGCGACAATTCAATTCCATTAAGATATCTTTGTTTTACCAGTAAAAGCCGATGTGAACAAGACTTCGGAATTACGGACGAATGTAAAGATGTGAAACGACAGAATATATGAGACAAAATAGACAACACTCAACGTTAAATGGCGCATCATTGGATTCGTGATTAATCGCGTTACAACCACAAGTACTTGAATTTATTTAATGCATAAATAAAAACTTATACCATCAACGATCTCAGTTGGAAACCGAAATCCCGAAAGACGTAAGGCAACAAAATGACAGTCTGAGTGCCGCGAGACGACGATTGGGGCGAACGAACAAAATGGCGTCGATGTAGCGACATAGCCACAGCGAAAGTTGTTCGATGCTTTTCGCTCGTGTTATAAGCTATTTTACATTAATAATTCAAAAGATTCTTAGCGATAAATCAAAAAGAATATTGTTGTCCAAATCAATTTacatataaattaatatatatattgcatcaTACCATTGAACACCAATTAGAATTAGTGGAACAAGCTAATGAAAACTAAGAGCATTGTTTTTTGGACCAAGATAGTCAGCTATTATTCATATTACAACGAATTTAAAAAACATGATATTATAGGACAGTCGCAAATGATATGTCTGTATTGATAATTACACTGAAATTTCCTTACGAAATACTTTTTCCTGCGGTGGTGGCTTTCTTCGACACGGTTATAACTGCCTTAATTCTTTCATATATCCTTTAGCGGAAAGTAAACTTATATAGAAAACATACCGACAGACTAGTTTTGTTTTTTGAACCGCGAAAAATATTGAGTAAAGATTATTACAATGCCATCAaccataaataattttatttgtttatatacaaataatattatGAAAGTCATCCTCATCAGCGATTATAGGTGTGTTTACTATTTAGCAAGCAATACATGCAAAATCTGTTTGCTAGAATACATTTATAATCACTTGATTgggaatatatattttcatctcagaatatgaattaattttaatgaCAGATAATTTTCTACGTAACACTAAAAAATAAGCAGTTAATTGATCATACATGACTTAATATTGAACGATAATATTTTGTCAACAAACAAAGTGATACAACCGtgattaaaaaatgaatatatatcttCTCGGCATTACCTACGAAATTTatgatttcacaaaaaaaaatacacgACAGACATCGTGGGATGCTGAAGGGAATGGAAGTACATAAAAATCATTGTATACTCACACGCCATCCGTTCTCTCCTACTTTCCATCCATGCAAAAGTCGTTCCCAGCAAAGGTGGACGGGCAGTTAATCCTGGAGCTCTGCGCAATATTAGAACAATATTTAGCAAGGATACACAACTGGGTGTTGTAATATAATGTGATTTTGCCACAAAACTTTATGAAAACGGTCATAAAAAATCCGAATTgtatgggtttaaatgtaaaatacatagaataagaaaatattGAGGGTTACCAATTTCTTGcggtaaataaaaacaatggattgTAGCAATATTAATGTCTCGCATGGCTCACATTCCTTTGTCAACCGGAATTTCATTGAATCTCTAGTATACTTAGTAAACTAGTATTAAAACATTGCATAAATGCATAGCCCTGCATATATCAATCTCAACTGAAAAGATCAATCCCATTGTGAatgatttcaatttatttccattatATCCGTTTGGATGTTAcaccaaaataataaaattcaaatgtgTACCTCTTTTATACCTTACCTTTGGGCTGGTACTCTGATAACACTGTTTCCCGCTGCCGCGACTGCAGAACCAACTGCAGCCATAGCCGCGGCTTGATGATGATTGAAATGGTGGGGTTGGGCTACAACAGGACTTAGCGCCGACATAGACAAAGATCCCATGCCGCAGGACGAAGGCGGAATACCGCCGTTAAAAAATGAAGCCGCGGCTGCGGCAGCCGCGTAATTTGTGCAATAACTGCTATAATAATTTGAAGCTGTAAATGCACTATTGTATCTGTTTGGGTCATCAGATGAGAGTTGTTTTGGTTCATCAAAGCAAAGTGTTTTATCTCCGATAATTGGCGTATTGTCCGATTTTGTACCATTGTAGAAATGGCGGCCGGGAGACGTAGAATTGGGCGACATTTGGGGGGAAACTGAATCCGACACTGCACTTCCACTCTGTCCCCCGGAAGAACCTGTCGATGTGCTATTTCCGTTTGAACTTATGGActgatttttcatatatttacaaCTGCTTCTTTGTTCAGATTCCCCAACATGACTGTTGGTATCAAAACAGTTTGTACCGTAAGCAGTCAAGTCACTCCGTAAAATTTCGTTTCCACTAGATTTTCTCGCATAGCTCCCATGCGGCAAGGAAGTCGATAGTTTACTATTAAAATAGCTTGATCTTTGACTTCTGGTGTACCCGTTGGCATAAAATGATGAATCCGGTATCCCATTAGCAGGATGATATTGTCCATTATAATAGCCGTTACAGTAGGTGTCAAAGCCACCGTTGTAGTAGCCACTTTCAGCCTGCCTGCAAAACGACGTTGAATTCGGAGCATCCTCCGACTTGCCAGTTTCAATTTCGTAGTAATCAGCAGTTTGATTAGTCGTTTCTTGCCCGTCGCTCTCAATAGCAGAACTACAGCCCCCATTTCTACTTTCCAAATTATCTCCTTCGGGGCTAAGGATCTGGTTTATACTAAATGATATATTGTCCTGATGACTTTGAGTCTGAACTCCACCATTCTGTGCCACAGATGTCTGCATCTTTTAGATATTTGTTACTATTGCTGTAGCTGTTTTGTCATACGCCGTTTACAATTTTCGATAACAATGTATGTCCCTTATACATTGCGCCGCGTGtccattttgttttgataataCGTACACGTCAACATAGATTGAACAATACTTATTTATAATGTCATAAACATCTAACGGTAATGACACAAGTACATGTTCAAATTTGAATACAGTTATTAAAAGTAGGCAATAATAAACCCTCGAATATAGAAATGGCAATAAACGTAATTTATGTATTAAATAAAGTCTTCTAACAATCTCAAAACAAAAAGTATGCATTCAACTTATACAAACAAGAGCTTTTTTGAGACTATCTCATGATACCGTAAAGATTAGGTAAATAAGAAGGCGATTTCCAATGCCAAACTCAACACGCAATCGTTTGAACAGACAATGAGATCAATTAGGCGAGCTAGGCAATTTTAAATGTAGGTTCCTCTCGTACTTTGGAGAGTTTACCTCCACTCGTGGTCTCTCGCTTTATTCCTCGCGAACGCACTGATTTAACCGAAATTAGGCGTAAAGAGAGTGCGACattttaacaacaaaaaaaGAGAAAGTCTTACTGGTGACTAGTTTATACACACACTGAAAATAGTTTTGTTGGTGATGTGTGTACGCTTGTATTTTAATCTGTTAATATGTAAAGAAATGAACATTCCCCGAATTCAAGGATTTgaggtttattattttttaacaaGTAGTCAGCACTTTTGATTTTTCTTTCCGCGTTTGCGTGTGATCCGACTTGATCAGATTTTCCTGAAAGAACTTACCGCATATAATGTGAACCACTACTTCAAAAATATTCGTGGTTTTGttggtaaaatatttatatagaaaaacaaaaaatggcaaATGACCTTGAAGTTATTATTGCATTTTTCgtcaatattcaattcatacatgagaaaaaatatttttttttgttatttgtgaCTAGTTGAATGTTTTAATGTATAATTTTATTGAGTTAAATTTCAGTCCAAATACAGATATTCATTAAGCTTGAGAATTACTTGGTATTAAGCCAGCGTTTACATTTTTCACCCACATCATAAACGTATGATTGAATTGTTTtgtaaacaacaaaaatacaaatgcCTAAACAATGTGGCGGTACACATTTCAAAGATATCTCAATTAAGATCATTGCGCTGAACTCCCTCTTTGACTTGTCATGGTCATAAAATGAAACAGTTCATCGAAATGGTCTGTtaatgttgccacattttggCCATAATCTCCTTTTGAATGGGAAATTTACAGACGACGTAATACAAATTGCCTATAAATCTTTGATAGTAAATGATAGTATACTTTATTGCTTCGAAATGTTAGCACATCATTGGTTTGATGCTACAAATCACCTTGCGAGGAATGTGGTTTTATTTCGAATGTTTCATTCGTAAATTTTCACATGACCACGTTCATATCGAGAATGGAATGTACTTTATTTGGTTTTTGCTACCTACGAATGGTGGGAGATTTTGCTGAAAAATTTTACCTGGCCGAACTGAAAACCCAAACTATGAAATAATTGGAATTCGACATGCCAGAACTTACATCAGTGCACTGGTGAgcaaaattgtaaattgaaatccCTGAATATATATAGTTTGCAGACTAaaccaatatatttttttcaactgttAGTGAAATACTAGTTGTGACTGATAATTTATCTGGTTCCCAGTTGATGCCAAATCTCTATTCTCAGAAGAATATCAAAGAAGATCGTTTGATATGAAATATGTTTGAACTAAATTGTTCAATATTGAAATGTATACGCTGGAGTGATTGTTATTTGTcatgttatttattattattattttatattattaaattaataaaacaggTACTGGGTGATTATatcaagtaaaataaaataaattaattcgaAAGATTGGAACAAGTAGCTTCTTTATTAGCGAGTACTCTTATGACAAAGTACCAAATGTATGAATCTTCCTAAGATATTTTACGCTCAGTCTATgtactttttgaatttctttgCGTGAATATTCCAAATTTATTCCAGGGTACACCGTTTTATGCTCCATTCTTGCCTAGAATATGTTGTTACTGTGTGTCAAAAGCGACATATAGCGGTGAGTTTATAAATCGAAATGTTCGTTCATCGTAAAACgttataataaaatgaaatgataTGCTTCATAGTCATAATGCATGTTTAATTACTATTGATAAATAAGAACCAAATTATATCAGCGCTGTATACCAAAATATTTTGGAGGGTATA
The sequence above is a segment of the Styela clava chromosome 7, kaStyClav1.hap1.2, whole genome shotgun sequence genome. Coding sequences within it:
- the LOC120328351 gene encoding uncharacterized protein LOC120328351; its protein translation is MQTSVAQNGGVQTQSHQDNISFSINQILSPEGDNLESRNGGCSSAIESDGQETTNQTADYYEIETGKSEDAPNSTSFCRQAESGYYNGGFDTYCNGYYNGQYHPANGIPDSSFYANGYTRSQRSSYFNSKLSTSLPHGSYARKSSGNEILRSDLTAYGTNCFDTNSHVGESEQRSSCKYMKNQSISSNGNSTSTGSSGGQSGSAVSDSVSPQMSPNSTSPGRHFYNGTKSDNTPIIGDKTLCFDEPKQLSSDDPNRYNSAFTASNYYSSYCTNYAAAAAAASFFNGGIPPSSCGMGSLSMSALSPVVAQPHHFNHHQAAAMAAVGSAVAAAGNSVIRVPAQRAPGLTARPPLLGTTFAWMESRRERMALTRRVGHPYQSRTPPKKKKPRTSFTRIQICELEKRFHRQKYLASSERASLAKTLKMTDAQVKTWFQNRRTKWRRQTAEEREAERQAAQRLMMQLQQEALSKTPITAPDPICLRNASLFALHNLQATLENK